The DNA segment CGGGATCCGGCGCGGCGGGCGCTGGTCGTGGTGGTGACCGACGGGCGGGCCACCGGTGGCCCGGAGCCGGTCGCGCTGGCGGGGCGGGCGGCGCGGCTGTTCGCGGCCGATTCGGTCGCCTCCGTGGTCGTGGACTGCGAGTCGGGGCCGGTACGGCTCGGGCTCGCGGGGCGGCTCGCGGGTGAGCTGGGCGGTACGGCGGTGACGCTGGAGGAGTTGCGGGCCGACTCGATCGCCGGGCTGGTCAGGGATGTACAGGGGACCAAGGGAACTTCCAGGAGGGCCGCGTAGTGCCGCAGGGACAGCCGAGTGTCGTACCCGAGGACGGCCTGACCACGCGTCAGCGGCGTAACCGCCCGCTGGTCGTCGTGCACACAGGTGTCGGCAAGGGCAAGTCGACGGCCGCGTTCGGGCTCGCGCTGCGGGCCTGGAACCAGGGGTGGCCGATCGGGGTGTTCCAGTTCGTCAAGTCCGCGAAGTGGAAGGTCGGCGAGGAGCGGGCGCTGCGCGTGCTCGGGGACTCCGGCGAGGGCGGGACCGTCGACTGGCACAAGATGGGCGAGGGCTGGTCCTGGGTGCAGCGGGACGCGCAGATGGACAACGAGGAGAAGGCGCGCGAGGGCTGGGAGCAGGTCAAGCGTGACCTGGCGGCCGAGTCGTACCAGCTGTACGTGCTGGACGAGTTCGCGTACCCGATGCACTGGGGCTGGATCGACACCGAGGAGGTGGTCGAGGTGCTGCGGAAGCGGCCCGGTACCCAGCACGTGGTGATCACCGGGCGGAACGCGCCGGAGAAGCTGGTGGACTTCGCGGACCTCGTGACGGACATGTCCAAGGTCAAGCACCCCATGGACGTGGGGCAGAAGGGGCAGAGGGGCATCGAGTGGTGACCTCCGTTCCCCGGCTGGTGATCGCCGCGCCGGCGTCCGGCAGCGGCAAGACCACCGTCGCCACCGGGCTGATGGCCGCGTTCACCGCGCGGGGGCTCGCCGTGTCTCCGCACAAGGTCGGGCCGGACTACATCGACCCCGGGTACCACTCGCTCGCGACGGGGCGGCTGGGGCGGAACCTCGACGCCTATCTGTGCGGGCCGGAGCTGGTCGCTCCGCTGTTCCTGCACGGTGCGCGGGGGGCCGATCTGGCCGTCGTCGAGGGTGTGATGGGGCTGTACGACGGGGCCGCGGGTGAGGGTGAGCTGGCGTCCACGGCGCATGTCGCGAAGCTGTTGCGGGCGCCGGTGGTGCTGGTCGTGGACGCGTCGTCGCAGTCGCGGTCGGTGGCGGCGCTGGTGCACGGGTTCGCGTCGTGGGATCCGGAGGTCCGGGTCGGGGGCGTGATCCTGAACAAGGTCGGGTCGGACCGGCACGAGGAGCTGCTGCGGGAGGCGCTGGATTCGGCGGGGGTGCCGGTGCTGGGGGTGCTGCGGCGGGCGGCTCAGGTGGACACGCCGTCGCGGCATCTGGGGCTGGTGCCGGTCGCCGAGCGGCGTGCGGCCGCGGTCGAGGCGGTGGCGGCCATGGGCGCGCAGGTCGCCGACGGGTGTGACCTGGACGCGCTGATGGCGCTGGCGCGGAGCGCGGGTGCGATGTCGTGTGCGGCCTGGGACGCGGCCGAGGCCGTGGATTCGCCCGCCCAGGACCACCCGACCCGGTCGGCCGACAAGCGTGCGCCCCGGATCGCCGTCGCCGGTGGTGCCGCCTTCACCTTCTCCTACGCCGAGCACGCCGAGCTGCTCACCGCCGCCGGCGCCGACGTCGTCACCTTCGATCCGCTGCGGGACGAGGAACTGCCCGAGGGGACGGGCGGGTTGGTGATCGGTGGCGGGTTTCCCGAGGTGTACGGCGGTGAGCTGTCCGCCAACGAACCCCTGCGCAAGGCCGTCGCCGAACTCGCCTTCAGCGGCGCTCCCGTGGCCGCCGAGTGTGCCGGGCTGCTGTACCTGTGCCGGGAGTTGGACGACCTGCCGATGTGCGGGGTGCTGGACGCCTCGGCGCGGATGAGCGAGCGGCTGACTCTCGGCTACCAGGACGCCGTGGCGCTCGGAGACAGTGTGCTGGCCGTCGCCGGGACCCGGATGCGGGGGCACGAGTTCCACCGGACGGTCGTCGAGCCCGGGGCCGGAGCCGCTCCCGCGTGGGGCGTGCGGGCGCCGGTGCGGCGGGTCGAGGGTTTCGTGCAGGGGGGCGTGCACGCGAGTTATCTGCACACGCACTGGGCGGCCGAGCCCGGTGTGGCCCGTCGGTTCGTGGAGAGGTGCCGGACGTCATGAGCAGCAGGCTGGTCGGAGTCGGGGTGGGTCCCGGTGACCCGGAGCTGGTGACCGTGAAGGGGGTCAACGCCCTGCGCGCGGCCGAGGTCGTCGTCGTACCGGTGATGGACACGGGTGAGCGCGGACGGGCCGAGGCGACGGTGTCGCACTACGTGCCGCCGGAGAAGGTGGTCCGCGTGGTGTTCGCGCTGAACGAGCGGACGGACCGGGCGCGCCGGGAGGCCGCGTGGGACGCGGCGGGCGCGAGGGTCGCCGAGTTGCTCGCGGCGCACGGGTCGGTGGCCTTCGCGACCATCGGGGATCCGAACGTGTACTCGACGTTCACGTATCTGGCGCAGACCATCGCGGAGCTGGTGCCGGATGTCGTGGTCGAGACCGTGCCCGGGATCACCGCGATGCAGGACCTCGCGGCACGGTCGGGTGCCGTGCTGACGGAGGGGACCGAGCCGCTGACGCTGGTGCCGGTGACGGCGGGCGCCGCGGCGCTCAAGGAGGCGCTGGCCGGGCCGGGGACGGTCGTGGCGTACAAGTTCGGGCGGCAGGCCGCCGAGGTCGCCGACGCGCTGCGGGAGACCGGGCGGCTCGGGGACGCGGTGTGGGGGTCGGCGCTCGGCCTCGCGGAGGAGTCGGTACGGCCGGCCGCGGAGCTGGACGGGACGCCGCTGCCGTATCTCTCCACGCTGATCGCGCCCCCGCGGCGCGACGGCGGGCGGGGCGGGAAGTTGTGAGGCGGGCGCCGGGCTCAGCCGCCGGAGACGCCGACCACCAGCCAGATGAACGCCGCGCCGGCGATCGTGCACAGCAGGGTGGAGCGGGCGGGGTGCTCGTGGTGGGCCTCGGGGAGGATCTCGGCGGCGGCGAGATAGAGCAGCACGCCGCCGAAGAGGCCGAGATAGCCGCCGAGCAGCGCTTCCGGGATGTGGAAGAAGATGGTCGACAGGGCGCCGACGACGGGCGCGAAGGCGTCGGCCAGCAGCATCGCCACGGCCCGGCGGCGGGCGTTGCCGTACAGGCTCGTGATGGTGAAGGTGTTGAAGCCGTCGGCGAAGTCGTGCGCGATCACGGCGAGCGCGACGGACGTGCCCATGCCGCCGCCCACCTGGAAGGCCGCGCCGATCGCCACGCCGTCCATGGCGCTGTGGCCGACCATCGCCGCGGCGGCCGTCAGGCCCACCTCGGGCGCGCGATGGTTGTGCTCGTCGCCGCCGTGGGCAGCCTGGCGCGCGGCCAGGGTGCGCTCCACCAGGTGGGCGAGCAGGAAGCCGGCCACGAAGAGCAGCAGGGCCGCGGGTACGCCGAAGATCTCGTTGCCGGCCGCGCGCAGCGCCTCCGGCAGCAGGTCGAGGCCGACCACGCCCAGCATCAGGCCGCCCGCCAGGCCCAGGACCAGGTGGCGACGGTCGGTCACACGCTGTGCCGTCCAGCCGCCGGCCAGCGTCATCAGGAACGCGCCGAGCGCGACGAAGACCGCCATAAGCACTTGCTATCCGATGGAGGCCCCTTTGCGCACATCCGGCGCCTCCGAAAACGCCCCAGATCCTGACTTTCCACACATCTCATCAGCGTATTTGCGCCATCCCCGCCGTCGCTGACCTCCCGCTCTGTCATCTCCATCCCGCTTCATTCCCGCCGCCGCGCGGGTTTCCGTACGAGAGGACTCCCCTCCATGGCCGCTTCCATGGCCGATGCCCCCACCGGCAAGGTGACGTTCGTCGGTGCCGGCCCCGGCGCCGCCGATCTGCTGACGTTCCGCGCCGCGCGCGCGATCGCCGAGGCGGACGTGGTGATCTGGGCGGCCAGCCTGGTGCAGGCGGACGTGCTCGACCACGCGCGTGAGGACGCGGAGATCCTGGACTCGGCGGCCATGCCCCTGGAGGACGTCGTGGCCGTCTACCGGCGGGCGCACGACACGGGCCTGCGGGTGGCGCGGATCCACTCCGGGGACCCGGCGCTGTGGGGCGGGACGCAGGAGCAGGTGGACCGGTGCGCGGAGATCGGGATCGCCACGGAGATCGTGCCGGGCGTCTCGTCCTTCTCCGCCGTCGCCGCGCTCGCGGGGCGCGAGCTGACGATCCCGGAGGTGGCCCAGTCCGTGATCCTCACCCGGCTCGGCGGCGGCAAGACGCCGATGCCGCCCGGCGAGGAGGTGCGCGAGTTCGCCCGGCACGGCACCACCATGGCGGTCTTCCTCTCGGCGGCGCGCAGCGGGCAGCTGGTGCGCGAGCTGCTGGAGGGCGGCTACCCGACCAGCACCCCCGTGGTCGTCGCCCATCAGGCGACCTGGCCGGAGGAGCTGATCGTGCGATGCACGATCGGAACGCTGGAGGAGACGGTCAAGGAGCACAAGCTCTGGAAGCACACCCTCTTCCTGGTCGGCCCGGCCCTGGACGCCCACGGGACCCGCTCGCACCTGTACCACCCCGGCCACTTCCACGGCTACCGCAAGGCCGACCCCGAGGCGCGGCGGGCGTTGCGCGAGCGGGGGGCGAACAGTTGATCACGGTCGTCGGTACGGGGACGGGCGCGCCGGTTCCCGAGGACGTGCTCGCCGGGGCCGCGCTGGTGGTCGGCGGGCGGCGGCATCTGGACGCGGTACGGCTGCCCTCGGGTGCGGAGCGGATCGTGCTCGGACCGCCGGCGCCCGCCCTGGACGCGATCGCGGAGTACGTCGGCAAGGAGCTGCCGGTGGTCGTGCTGGCCTCCGGCGATCCCGGGTTCTTCGGGATCGTGCGGGCGCTGGCCGAGCGGTTCGGGGCCGGGTCGCTGGACGTGCGGCCGGGGGTGTCCTCGGTGGCCGGCGCGTTCGCGCGGATCGGGCTGCCGTGGGACGACGCGGTCGTGGTCAGCGCGCACGGGCGTGATCTGCGTACGGCCGTCAACATGTGCCGGGCGCATCCGAAGGTGGCGGTGCTGACCGGGCCCGGCTCCGGTCCGGCCGAGCTGGGCGCCGCGCTGGCCGCCGACGCCGAGGACACCGTCACCGGCACCGGCACCGGCCACCGGGGCGGCGACGCTCACGGCCCCGGCCGGCGAACGCTCGTCGTGGTGCGCGCGCTCGGCGATCCGGAGCGCGAGCGCGTGGAGCGGGTGACGCCCGCCGAGGCCGCGGCCCGCGACTGGGGCACGGCGGTGAGCGTGGTGCTGTGCCTGGACGAGGCACGGGCGCTGGGCGGGGTCCGTACGGTCGCCGGGGTGCCCGCGCGGCCCGCGCGCTGGGCGCTGGAGGAG comes from the Streptomyces sp. NBC_00820 genome and includes:
- the cbiE gene encoding precorrin-6y C5,15-methyltransferase (decarboxylating) subunit CbiE; amino-acid sequence: MITVVGTGTGAPVPEDVLAGAALVVGGRRHLDAVRLPSGAERIVLGPPAPALDAIAEYVGKELPVVVLASGDPGFFGIVRALAERFGAGSLDVRPGVSSVAGAFARIGLPWDDAVVVSAHGRDLRTAVNMCRAHPKVAVLTGPGSGPAELGAALAADAEDTVTGTGTGHRGGDAHGPGRRTLVVVRALGDPERERVERVTPAEAAARDWGTAVSVVLCLDEARALGGVRTVAGVPARPARWALEESAFAHRDSMITKFEVRALALARLGPGPGDLVWDVGAGSGSVAVECARLGAAVVAVEKAPDGVERIRANADAHGVGVRVVHGTAPDALSGLADDPDAVFIGGGGRELPAVVDACARRARRTVVVAMAALDRVPAAREALARAGFTCDGVLLQSSRLAPLPGDVTRLAATNPVFLLWGVRTPVPDEGVAQ
- a CDS encoding cobyrinate a,c-diamide synthase encodes the protein MVTSVPRLVIAAPASGSGKTTVATGLMAAFTARGLAVSPHKVGPDYIDPGYHSLATGRLGRNLDAYLCGPELVAPLFLHGARGADLAVVEGVMGLYDGAAGEGELASTAHVAKLLRAPVVLVVDASSQSRSVAALVHGFASWDPEVRVGGVILNKVGSDRHEELLREALDSAGVPVLGVLRRAAQVDTPSRHLGLVPVAERRAAAVEAVAAMGAQVADGCDLDALMALARSAGAMSCAAWDAAEAVDSPAQDHPTRSADKRAPRIAVAGGAAFTFSYAEHAELLTAAGADVVTFDPLRDEELPEGTGGLVIGGGFPEVYGGELSANEPLRKAVAELAFSGAPVAAECAGLLYLCRELDDLPMCGVLDASARMSERLTLGYQDAVALGDSVLAVAGTRMRGHEFHRTVVEPGAGAAPAWGVRAPVRRVEGFVQGGVHASYLHTHWAAEPGVARRFVERCRTS
- a CDS encoding ZIP family metal transporter, with the protein product MAVFVALGAFLMTLAGGWTAQRVTDRRHLVLGLAGGLMLGVVGLDLLPEALRAAGNEIFGVPAALLLFVAGFLLAHLVERTLAARQAAHGGDEHNHRAPEVGLTAAAAMVGHSAMDGVAIGAAFQVGGGMGTSVALAVIAHDFADGFNTFTITSLYGNARRRAVAMLLADAFAPVVGALSTIFFHIPEALLGGYLGLFGGVLLYLAAAEILPEAHHEHPARSTLLCTIAGAAFIWLVVGVSGG
- the cobI gene encoding precorrin-2 C(20)-methyltransferase, which encodes MSSRLVGVGVGPGDPELVTVKGVNALRAAEVVVVPVMDTGERGRAEATVSHYVPPEKVVRVVFALNERTDRARREAAWDAAGARVAELLAAHGSVAFATIGDPNVYSTFTYLAQTIAELVPDVVVETVPGITAMQDLAARSGAVLTEGTEPLTLVPVTAGAAALKEALAGPGTVVAYKFGRQAAEVADALRETGRLGDAVWGSALGLAEESVRPAAELDGTPLPYLSTLIAPPRRDGGRGGKL
- the cobO gene encoding cob(I)yrinic acid a,c-diamide adenosyltransferase, with the protein product MPQGQPSVVPEDGLTTRQRRNRPLVVVHTGVGKGKSTAAFGLALRAWNQGWPIGVFQFVKSAKWKVGEERALRVLGDSGEGGTVDWHKMGEGWSWVQRDAQMDNEEKAREGWEQVKRDLAAESYQLYVLDEFAYPMHWGWIDTEEVVEVLRKRPGTQHVVITGRNAPEKLVDFADLVTDMSKVKHPMDVGQKGQRGIEW
- the cobM gene encoding precorrin-4 C(11)-methyltransferase; amino-acid sequence: MADAPTGKVTFVGAGPGAADLLTFRAARAIAEADVVIWAASLVQADVLDHAREDAEILDSAAMPLEDVVAVYRRAHDTGLRVARIHSGDPALWGGTQEQVDRCAEIGIATEIVPGVSSFSAVAALAGRELTIPEVAQSVILTRLGGGKTPMPPGEEVREFARHGTTMAVFLSAARSGQLVRELLEGGYPTSTPVVVAHQATWPEELIVRCTIGTLEETVKEHKLWKHTLFLVGPALDAHGTRSHLYHPGHFHGYRKADPEARRALRERGANS